One region of Bartonella alsatica genomic DNA includes:
- a CDS encoding aminotransferase class I/II-fold pyridoxal phosphate-dependent enzyme yields MARHAEYLICPTASNSIDIVGAYLACTRKRTALLLPCFDNLPLLMRRRNVNLVPILEDDLFILSSDKDALSKYFLENSLDALFIVNPNNPTGMIFNENQLANIADVCREHTVILVIDATFSFYDRRNQIIIRYWIVQVLNM; encoded by the coding sequence ATGGCCAGACATGCGGAATATCTTATTTGCCCGACAGCCTCTAATTCTATTGATATAGTAGGTGCATACTTAGCCTGCACTCGAAAAAGGACAGCTCTCTTATTACCATGTTTTGATAATCTCCCTCTACTGATGAGAAGGCGCAACGTAAACTTAGTGCCGATTCTAGAAGATGATTTATTTATTTTGTCTTCAGATAAAGATGCGCTTTCGAAGTATTTTCTTGAAAATAGTTTAGACGCTTTATTTATAGTAAATCCAAACAATCCTACAGGGATGATCTTTAATGAAAACCAGCTTGCAAATATCGCTGACGTATGTCGCGAGCATACTGTCATACTGGTTATTGATGCTACATTTAGTTTTTATGATCGTAGAAACCAGATTATCATAAGATATTGGATAGTTCAGGTGTTAAATATGTAA
- a CDS encoding ATP-grasp domain-containing protein, which translates to MIAIIYDEMHPLLERVHATLIRKNFNTEFIHWSEIRILAAPNEVTSNLDEFDAIFMDRLAEFRCSYHSQFIQLANLPSVNNAIINQPLSYQLARDKALTATYLAKLDFPIPETHIFQSLNQFNKFLLNKDIALVAKSTLGFCSNEVQIFAAKNPPLDEIKKWLKRDGQFIIQSFIENPGRFIWRCDIVSGEVKVCNKRYAFNSGGLYPICNGTHGGHIEILPPEKFDNLATSLALDAVKALGLDIAGVDIIEGAGENFYLIEVNPEPDILMDRFEFPDAIAELLINKARKIA; encoded by the coding sequence ATGATTGCGATTATCTATGATGAAATGCATCCTCTTTTAGAGAGAGTGCACGCTACGCTTATAAGAAAAAACTTTAATACAGAGTTTATTCACTGGTCAGAAATCAGAATATTAGCAGCCCCAAATGAAGTTACCTCAAATCTTGACGAATTTGACGCTATTTTTATGGACCGCTTGGCAGAATTTAGGTGTTCTTATCACTCTCAATTTATACAGCTTGCAAATCTACCTTCAGTCAACAACGCGATAATTAACCAACCATTGTCTTATCAATTAGCTCGCGATAAAGCTCTCACAGCAACTTATTTGGCTAAACTTGATTTTCCAATCCCAGAGACTCATATATTTCAAAGCTTAAATCAATTCAATAAGTTTCTCTTAAATAAGGATATAGCTTTAGTGGCTAAATCAACATTGGGTTTTTGCTCGAATGAAGTACAGATATTTGCAGCAAAAAATCCACCTCTGGATGAAATAAAAAAATGGTTAAAGCGTGATGGACAATTTATAATTCAGTCTTTCATTGAAAATCCGGGTAGATTTATTTGGCGATGCGATATTGTCAGCGGTGAAGTTAAGGTTTGTAATAAAAGGTATGCTTTTAATTCCGGTGGATTATACCCAATTTGCAATGGTACACATGGAGGACACATTGAGATTTTGCCTCCAGAAAAATTTGATAATCTCGCTACTTCCTTAGCTCTAGATGCTGTTAAGGCTCTTGGACTTGATATTGCAGGCGTAGATATAATAGAAGGAGCAGGGGAGAATTTTTACCTTATTGAAGTTAATCCAGAGCCAGACATTTTAATGGATCGATTTGAGTTTCCAGATGCGATTGCGGAACTGTTAATAAATAAAGCTCGAAAGATAGCTTGA
- a CDS encoding ATP-binding cassette domain-containing protein, producing the protein MVKVNNQKILVDVRDVSKVYKSQKAFWDYFLPSKRQENNDKYALKNVTLQLRAGECLGLLGPNGAGKSTLVKTICGLQKADCGNVRVLGSSPSHRDYDFLRRIGVVFGHKSSLWWDLPVKDSYAVLQKIYDIDRKNFMLKLEELTQALGLSSILNRKVRNLSLGERVKCEVVPPLFMTPTY; encoded by the coding sequence ATGGTTAAGGTGAATAATCAAAAAATTTTGGTTGATGTAAGGGATGTCTCAAAGGTTTACAAAAGTCAGAAAGCCTTCTGGGATTATTTTCTTCCCTCAAAGAGGCAAGAAAATAATGATAAATATGCATTAAAAAACGTGACGCTTCAGTTAAGAGCTGGAGAGTGTTTAGGACTTTTGGGTCCAAATGGAGCAGGAAAATCCACATTAGTCAAAACAATTTGCGGTTTACAAAAAGCTGATTGCGGCAATGTTAGGGTGTTGGGTTCTTCCCCTTCACATCGCGATTATGATTTCTTAAGAAGAATCGGCGTTGTTTTTGGACATAAGTCTAGCCTATGGTGGGATCTGCCTGTTAAAGACAGTTATGCTGTATTACAGAAAATCTATGATATAGATCGTAAAAATTTCATGTTAAAGCTGGAAGAGCTTACGCAAGCTTTGGGTCTGTCTTCAATACTCAATAGGAAGGTTCGAAATTTAAGCCTTGGAGAAAGGGTTAAATGTGAAGTTGTGCCGCCCTTATTCATGACCCCGACTTACTGA
- a CDS encoding ABC-2 family transporter protein: MALSTFKFVRPDFLLALLSALQGILGGTMLPPSFWPETIAPIMFYNPFRFIIAAPAELIIDPNIGNLISYSLQLNLYMFVFIVLYAIYWKVVMTKYETAGG; encoded by the coding sequence ATGGCTCTTAGCACATTTAAATTTGTTCGGCCTGATTTTCTTTTAGCGCTGTTATCTGCACTGCAAGGCATATTAGGCGGGACCATGTTGCCCCCAAGCTTTTGGCCTGAAACTATAGCACCTATCATGTTTTATAATCCGTTTAGATTTATCATTGCCGCACCCGCTGAACTGATTATCGACCCCAATATTGGTAATTTAATCTCATATTCTCTTCAGTTAAACTTATATATGTTTGTGTTCATTGTTCTTTACGCAATTTATTGGAAAGTTGTTATGACTAAATATGAAACAGCAGGAGGTTAA
- a CDS encoding YdaU family protein — protein sequence MSNAMPWIRFHLDDWINDTDKMTSEQRGVYITLLVRMYDKKAPIKEDFETLARVCNCSQKKFATIVEYLTKNNKLLQTDKGLWNARVEKELKEAAWHKHREDKENVQ from the coding sequence ATGTCTAATGCAATGCCATGGATAAGATTCCATTTGGATGACTGGATAAATGATACAGATAAAATGACATCGGAACAAAGAGGCGTTTATATCACGCTTCTTGTTCGCATGTACGATAAAAAAGCGCCAATTAAAGAAGATTTTGAAACACTTGCACGTGTTTGCAATTGTTCACAAAAAAAGTTTGCGACTATTGTCGAATATTTAACGAAGAATAACAAACTTCTCCAAACCGATAAAGGGTTGTGGAATGCCCGCGTTGAGAAAGAATTAAAAGAAGCCGCATGGCATAAGCACAGGGAGGACAAAGAGAATGTCCAGTAA
- a CDS encoding DUF1376 domain-containing protein, which produces MDFAGTDAAEKATYSTLTALMYRACEPIDDDTSVLARVVGCSVRTFKKSLEQLIRKKLILQLENGNLWSVQIEEELKNCNENLNRLSERAIKAANTKRNKQKDNSSREHDEVMTTSSRGHDNIMMSSSRQHINNNIYNKKLKLSF; this is translated from the coding sequence ATGGACTTTGCTGGCACCGACGCAGCAGAGAAAGCTACTTATAGCACACTCACTGCTCTTATGTATCGAGCCTGTGAACCGATTGATGATGACACTTCTGTATTAGCGCGCGTCGTTGGTTGTTCAGTGCGAACTTTTAAAAAGTCATTAGAACAACTCATCCGAAAAAAATTAATTCTTCAATTAGAAAATGGAAATTTATGGAGTGTACAAATCGAAGAAGAATTAAAAAATTGCAATGAGAATTTAAATAGGCTTTCAGAAAGAGCTATAAAAGCTGCAAATACCAAGAGAAATAAGCAGAAAGATAACTCATCAAGAGAACATGATGAAGTCATGACGACATCATCACGAGGTCATGATAACATCATGATGAGTTCATCACGACAACACATTAACAATAACATATATAATAAAAAACTAAAACTATCATTTTAG
- a CDS encoding helix-turn-helix transcriptional regulator yields the protein MIFDDGDRYVTTRECAQLFSVSTTTIRNWVLQGLFPEPYKLGRAVRWRKKEILAFTPKKNKEQIRTN from the coding sequence ATGATATTTGATGATGGAGATAGATATGTAACGACACGTGAGTGTGCACAGCTTTTTAGTGTATCGACAACAACGATTCGCAATTGGGTGCTTCAGGGGTTGTTTCCGGAGCCATATAAGCTAGGAAGAGCAGTGAGGTGGAGAAAGAAAGAGATCTTAGCATTCACTCCAAAGAAAAATAAGGAGCAAATAAGAACAAATTAG
- a CDS encoding phosphoserine transaminase — protein MLKKPSCRPNDPNFSSGPCRKRPGWTPEVLKNALVGRSHRSRAAESRLAEVVNLTREILEVPSNYRIGIVPASDTGAVEMSLWSLLGERGVDMAAWESFGSGWIGDVVEQLKLSDVRRFEAPYGELPDLTQIDFDRDVVFTWNGTTSGVRIPNADFIPERRAGLTICDATSAAFAQNLDFSKLDVVTFSWQKVLGGEAAHGMLILSPRAVDRLESYEPIWPIPQIFCMTKDRKLNENIFKGVTINTPSLLCVEDFLDALKWAKAQGGLRALMARVEKNFAVLDAFVRKTPWLEYLAKDPQTRSNTSVCLNIVDPVITTLDTEKRASFIKAIVNRLDEEGAAYDIGSYRDAPPGLRIWTGITTEASDLEILIQWLEWAFQVEKARL, from the coding sequence ATGTTAAAAAAACCAAGTTGTCGTCCAAATGACCCTAATTTTTCTTCAGGACCTTGTAGAAAACGACCTGGCTGGACTCCTGAAGTCCTTAAGAATGCATTAGTTGGGCGTTCGCATCGATCTAGAGCAGCAGAATCACGCCTCGCTGAAGTTGTTAATTTAACTCGCGAGATTCTTGAAGTACCTTCTAATTATCGTATAGGAATTGTTCCTGCCTCAGATACCGGTGCTGTTGAAATGTCTCTATGGTCTTTATTAGGTGAACGTGGCGTTGATATGGCAGCGTGGGAAAGTTTTGGATCAGGGTGGATTGGAGATGTTGTTGAGCAGTTAAAGCTTTCTGATGTGCGTCGTTTTGAAGCTCCTTATGGAGAGTTGCCTGATTTAACACAAATTGATTTTGATCGTGATGTTGTTTTTACATGGAATGGTACAACTTCTGGTGTACGGATTCCTAATGCAGATTTCATTCCGGAAAGGCGAGCAGGGTTAACAATTTGTGATGCAACATCAGCAGCTTTTGCACAAAATTTGGATTTTTCAAAATTAGATGTCGTTACTTTTTCATGGCAAAAGGTTTTAGGAGGAGAGGCAGCACATGGTATGTTGATTTTAAGTCCTCGTGCTGTTGATCGGTTGGAGAGTTATGAACCGATTTGGCCTATACCGCAAATTTTTTGTATGACAAAAGATAGAAAATTAAACGAAAATATTTTTAAAGGGGTGACTATCAATACACCTTCTTTGCTGTGTGTTGAGGATTTTCTTGATGCATTAAAATGGGCAAAGGCGCAGGGAGGTTTGCGGGCATTAATGGCACGAGTTGAGAAAAATTTTGCTGTACTTGATGCTTTTGTTCGCAAAACACCGTGGTTAGAATATTTGGCAAAAGACCCTCAAACACGTTCTAACACATCTGTTTGTTTAAATATTGTTGATCCAGTGATTACTACTTTGGATACTGAAAAGCGAGCGTCTTTTATAAAGGCGATAGTGAATCGTCTTGATGAAGAAGGTGCTGCTTATGATATTGGTTCGTATAGAGATGCACCTCCAGGGCTTCGAATTTGGACAGGTATAACCACTGAAGCTTCTGATCTTGAAATTTTAATACAATGGCTTGAGTGGGCATTTCAGGTTGAAAAAGCTCGTCTTTAA
- a CDS encoding adenylosuccinate synthase, whose translation MANVVVVGTQWGDEGKGKIVDWLSERADIVVRYQGGHNAGHTLVIDGVSYKLSLLPSGVVRGKLSIIGNGVVVDPHHLVAELKKLRDQGVKITPEILRIAENAPLILSLHRDLDAIRESGLSGLKIGTTKRGIGPAYEDKVGRRSIRVMDLAEADTLMAKIERLLRHHNALRRGMGVAEIDSQALYNELMQVADEILPFMDCTWRLLDESDQMGKHVLFEGAQGALLDNDFGTYPYVTSSNTVAGQACTGSGMGPGSIDYVLGIAKAYTTRVGEGPFPTEQINDIGEFLGMRGKEFGVVTGRKRRCGWFDAVLVRQMVTICGVHGIALTKLDVLDGLNEIKICIGYELNGKRINYLPSSMGAQAHVKPIYETLEGWKEATAHALSWKDLPVQAIKYIHYIEELIGTRVALLSTSPEREDTILITDPFAN comes from the coding sequence ATGGCCAATGTAGTGGTTGTCGGAACACAATGGGGCGATGAAGGCAAAGGTAAAATTGTAGATTGGTTGTCTGAGCGAGCAGATATCGTGGTGAGATATCAGGGTGGTCATAATGCAGGGCATACATTGGTTATTGATGGAGTTAGTTATAAATTATCACTTTTACCGTCTGGTGTAGTCCGTGGAAAGTTATCAATTATCGGTAATGGTGTTGTCGTTGATCCTCATCATTTGGTAGCAGAATTAAAAAAACTACGTGATCAGGGGGTAAAAATTACACCAGAAATTTTACGTATTGCTGAAAATGCTCCATTAATTCTCTCTTTGCATCGTGATCTTGATGCAATTCGTGAAAGCGGTTTATCGGGTTTAAAAATTGGTACAACAAAGCGTGGTATTGGTCCCGCTTATGAAGATAAGGTGGGGCGTCGTTCTATCCGCGTGATGGATTTGGCGGAAGCTGATACACTTATGGCTAAAATCGAACGACTTTTGCGACATCATAATGCTTTGCGTCGTGGTATGGGCGTGGCAGAAATTGATTCTCAAGCACTTTATAATGAGTTAATGCAAGTAGCGGATGAAATTCTACCCTTTATGGATTGTACGTGGCGTCTTTTAGATGAAAGTGATCAGATGGGAAAGCACGTTCTTTTTGAAGGTGCACAAGGTGCTCTATTAGATAATGATTTTGGGACTTATCCTTATGTGACATCATCTAACACAGTTGCTGGTCAGGCATGTACTGGTTCAGGTATGGGGCCTGGATCGATTGATTATGTTTTGGGTATTGCAAAAGCTTATACAACACGTGTTGGAGAAGGACCGTTTCCAACAGAGCAGATAAATGATATTGGTGAATTTCTTGGGATGCGTGGAAAAGAATTTGGTGTTGTAACTGGTCGAAAACGTCGATGCGGTTGGTTTGATGCTGTCTTAGTACGTCAGATGGTAACAATTTGTGGTGTTCACGGTATCGCACTGACAAAGCTTGATGTTTTAGATGGCTTGAATGAAATTAAAATCTGTATTGGTTATGAGCTTAATGGTAAAAGGATTAATTATTTACCATCTTCTATGGGAGCGCAAGCCCATGTGAAGCCCATTTATGAAACATTGGAAGGTTGGAAAGAAGCAACAGCACATGCATTGAGCTGGAAAGATTTGCCGGTACAGGCTATCAAATATATACACTATATTGAAGAACTGATTGGTACGAGGGTAGCTTTATTATCCACTAGCCCTGAGCGTGAAGATACTATTCTTATTACTGATCCTTTTGCCAATTAA
- the rpoH gene encoding RNA polymerase sigma factor RpoH, with protein MAHMNLLSVTIGDGGLNRYLEEIRRFPMLEPKEEYMLAQRYRKHNDLKAAHRLVTSHLRLVAKIAMGYRGYGLPIGEVISEGNVGLMQAVKRFEPERGFRLATYAIWWIKASIQEYVLRSWSLVKIGTTANQKRLFFNLRKLKSRLQALDSGDLNAEQVKEIATKLNVTEDEVISMNRRLGGDTSLNTPLRTKAGENGEWQDWLVDDSSNQEQTLIEQSELENRRSMLINAMDNLSEREKRIFKARRLSDKPLTLEELSSEFNISRERIRQIEMRAFEKVQNFIKASALSQS; from the coding sequence ATGGCCCATATGAATCTGCTATCAGTGACGATAGGTGACGGGGGGTTGAATCGTTACTTAGAGGAAATACGTCGTTTTCCAATGCTGGAACCAAAAGAAGAATACATGTTGGCTCAGCGTTATCGTAAACATAATGACTTAAAAGCTGCGCATAGGTTGGTGACAAGTCATTTGCGTCTTGTAGCCAAAATCGCAATGGGGTACCGAGGTTATGGGTTGCCTATTGGAGAGGTCATTTCAGAGGGCAATGTCGGGCTTATGCAAGCTGTTAAGCGTTTCGAACCAGAACGGGGGTTTCGGCTTGCAACCTATGCTATATGGTGGATTAAAGCATCGATCCAAGAATATGTATTGCGATCCTGGAGTTTGGTAAAAATAGGAACAACTGCGAATCAAAAACGCTTATTTTTTAACCTTCGTAAGTTAAAAAGTAGACTTCAGGCGCTTGACAGTGGTGATCTTAACGCAGAACAAGTAAAAGAAATTGCAACAAAATTAAATGTCACAGAAGATGAAGTCATCTCAATGAACCGTCGACTTGGGGGTGATACTTCACTCAATACACCTCTTCGTACAAAAGCGGGTGAAAATGGTGAATGGCAAGATTGGTTAGTGGATGACTCTAGTAATCAAGAACAAACCTTGATTGAACAAAGTGAATTGGAAAATCGTCGTTCCATGCTCATAAATGCCATGGATAACTTGAGTGAACGTGAAAAGCGTATATTCAAAGCACGCCGATTAAGCGATAAACCACTAACACTAGAAGAACTCTCAAGCGAATTTAATATCAGCCGGGAACGTATAAGACAAATTGAAATGCGTGCATTTGAGAAAGTACAAAATTTTATTAAAGCATCTGCTTTATCTCAGAGTTAA
- a CDS encoding RluA family pseudouridine synthase gives MVTQQITDEGALGQRLDQWLAKQYHNVLSRSRLQTLIREGYLKVDGQLIKEPKTKLKPNQIIELTMPVLRDLAPSGEAIVLDILFEDDHVIVINKPAGLVVHPGNGNWTGTLVNALIYHCGKSLSGIGGVRRPGIVHRLDKNTSGVMIVAKNDFAHKSLSAQFSDHGRTSALDRRYHALIWGSPSHNVWTINASLGRSPHNRIKQAVVHNQHPHARHAVTHFSLLEKYGIYADTTSVASLLECRLETGRTHQIRVHMAHMGHPLIGDTVYGNAFKTKSNMLNPIIKNAINQFNRQALHAASLTFEHPATDKIMTFSSPLPQDMAELIEHLKKIN, from the coding sequence ATGGTAACACAGCAAATAACAGATGAAGGAGCTCTTGGGCAAAGACTCGATCAGTGGCTTGCTAAACAATATCACAATGTGCTGTCGCGTTCACGTCTGCAAACCCTTATCCGTGAAGGTTATCTTAAAGTTGATGGCCAACTCATAAAGGAGCCGAAAACAAAATTAAAACCTAACCAAATTATCGAATTGACAATGCCTGTTCTCCGTGACCTAGCACCTAGCGGTGAAGCCATTGTATTGGATATTCTCTTTGAAGATGATCATGTCATTGTTATCAATAAACCAGCTGGTCTCGTGGTTCATCCGGGCAATGGCAATTGGACTGGAACATTAGTTAACGCCCTTATCTATCACTGTGGTAAAAGTCTATCTGGTATTGGTGGTGTTAGGCGCCCCGGCATTGTCCATCGTCTCGATAAAAATACAAGTGGAGTCATGATAGTTGCTAAAAATGACTTTGCTCATAAAAGCCTCAGTGCCCAATTTTCTGACCATGGGCGTACCAGCGCATTAGATCGACGTTATCATGCCTTGATTTGGGGATCGCCTAGCCATAATGTTTGGACAATTAACGCATCTCTTGGCCGTTCTCCCCATAATCGAATAAAGCAGGCTGTTGTCCATAACCAACATCCTCATGCCCGCCATGCTGTTACACATTTTTCTCTTCTAGAAAAATATGGAATTTACGCAGACACAACATCTGTTGCTAGCCTTCTAGAATGTCGTCTGGAAACTGGACGTACTCACCAAATCCGTGTTCATATGGCGCATATGGGACATCCGCTCATAGGTGATACTGTTTATGGCAACGCTTTTAAAACAAAATCAAATATGCTTAATCCTATCATCAAAAATGCAATCAATCAATTTAATCGGCAAGCACTCCATGCAGCCAGTCTGACTTTTGAACATCCAGCTACAGATAAAATTATGACTTTTTCTTCACCGCTTCCCCAAGACATGGCTGAACTTATCGAGCATTTAAAAAAAATAAATTGA
- a CDS encoding aldehyde dehydrogenase family protein has product MFNKRKFYINGLWDDPSTPHDLHVIDPSTEEACAVISLGSKKDADKAIDAAKIAFQNWKTTQPNKRLGFVEKILEIYEKRSEEMAKTISMEMGAPIDMALNAQTATGSFHIRNFIKAYKEFSFQDVLIEGNEQAILQYDPIGVVGLITPWNWPMNQVTLKVIPALLAGCTMVLKPSEIAPLSAMLFAEILDEAALPAGVFNLINGDGANIGSYLSAHPDLEMISFTGSTKAGKDISKNASNTLKRVSLELGGKGANIIFADADTGAIQRGVRHCFYNSGQSCNAPTRMIVEQNIYNEAIKTAKDIAEKTKVGPSHQAGNHIGPVVSKQQYNKIQNLIQSGIDEGATLVAGGTGLPIGMECGYYVRPTVFADVKPSMRIFREEIFGPVLSILSFNTEDEAIALANDTEYGLTNYIQSQDRNKCRRIAAQVRSGMVEVNGHGLPGGSYFGGVKFSGRAREGSHWGIKEFLDTKAISYW; this is encoded by the coding sequence ATGTTTAATAAGCGGAAATTTTATATCAATGGTCTATGGGACGATCCAAGTACTCCTCACGATCTACATGTCATTGATCCATCAACAGAAGAAGCTTGTGCCGTCATTAGCCTTGGCAGCAAAAAAGACGCAGATAAAGCAATTGACGCAGCTAAAATAGCTTTTCAAAATTGGAAAACAACTCAGCCTAATAAACGTCTTGGATTCGTTGAAAAAATTTTAGAAATCTATGAAAAACGTTCAGAAGAGATGGCAAAAACCATTTCAATGGAAATGGGAGCACCCATTGATATGGCACTCAATGCGCAAACCGCAACCGGCAGTTTTCATATTCGCAACTTTATCAAAGCTTATAAAGAATTTTCATTCCAAGATGTTTTAATAGAAGGAAATGAGCAAGCGATTCTTCAATATGACCCTATCGGCGTCGTAGGATTGATTACTCCATGGAATTGGCCCATGAACCAAGTGACTCTTAAAGTTATTCCTGCTCTCTTGGCGGGCTGTACTATGGTATTAAAACCCTCTGAAATTGCTCCTCTTTCTGCTATGCTCTTTGCTGAAATTTTAGATGAAGCCGCTTTACCTGCCGGCGTTTTTAATTTAATCAATGGTGATGGTGCTAACATTGGTTCTTACCTTTCAGCACATCCAGATCTGGAAATGATCAGTTTTACCGGATCAACTAAAGCAGGAAAAGATATTTCCAAAAATGCAAGCAACACTTTAAAACGAGTTAGTCTAGAACTTGGAGGCAAAGGAGCTAACATCATCTTTGCTGATGCCGATACGGGTGCTATTCAACGTGGTGTACGACACTGCTTTTATAATAGTGGACAAAGCTGTAATGCACCAACACGTATGATTGTGGAACAAAACATCTATAACGAAGCTATTAAAACAGCCAAAGATATTGCTGAAAAAACAAAAGTGGGGCCAAGCCACCAAGCAGGAAATCATATTGGTCCGGTAGTTTCAAAACAACAATACAACAAAATTCAGAATCTCATCCAATCTGGAATTGATGAAGGTGCAACTCTTGTTGCAGGTGGAACTGGTTTACCAATAGGGATGGAGTGCGGTTACTATGTTCGCCCAACAGTCTTTGCCGATGTGAAACCTAGTATGCGTATTTTTCGAGAAGAAATCTTTGGTCCAGTCCTATCAATTCTTTCCTTTAACACAGAAGACGAAGCCATAGCCTTAGCTAATGACACCGAATACGGTCTTACAAATTATATACAATCGCAAGATCGTAACAAATGTCGTCGTATCGCTGCGCAAGTACGATCTGGTATGGTAGAAGTCAACGGACATGGATTACCCGGTGGGAGTTACTTTGGAGGCGTAAAATTTTCTGGACGCGCCCGTGAAGGCAGCCACTGGGGAATCAAAGAATTTCTTGATACCAAAGCAATTTCATACTGGTAA